Proteins encoded within one genomic window of Oncorhynchus nerka isolate Pitt River linkage group LG9b, Oner_Uvic_2.0, whole genome shotgun sequence:
- the LOC115114263 gene encoding choline-phosphate cytidylyltransferase A-like isoform X2, which translates to MEAHSSSRSSLSRKRRRDGSKGESEEVERPGKVPKSTVGLKDPASFADELESAEDTPYLRVSMEEAKRGTPFQRPVRVYADGIFDVFHSGHARALMQAKGLFPNTYLIVGVCSDDLTHKFKGFTVMNEDERYDAVSHCRYVDEVVRNAPWTLTPEFLAKHRIDFVAHDDIPYTSAGQDDVYKHIKEAGMFAPTQRTEGISTSDIITRIVRDYDVYVRRNLQRGYTAKELNVSFINEKKYHLQERVDKVKRKVRDVEEKSKEFVQKVENKSIDLIQRWEEKSREFIGNFLQMFGPEGALKHMLKEGRGRMLQAISPRQSPSSSPTRERSPSPVFRMPFLNKALASPHHSAARGYTVSEDDDESYEG; encoded by the exons ATGGAGGCCCACAGCTCAAGCCGGTCAAGCCTgtccaggaagaggaggagagatggatccAAGGGAGAATCCGAGGAGGTAGAGCGGCCAGGGAAAGTCCCAAAATCCACCGTG GGTTTAAAAGATCCCGCCTCCTTTGCTGATGAGCTGGAGTCTGCTGAGGACACTCCATACCTGCGAGTCAGCATGGAGGAGGCCAAGAGGGGAACTCCAT TTCAAAGGCCAGTGCGGGTCTATGCAGATGGCATCTTTGATGTGTTCCACTCAGGCCACGCCCGGGCACTCATGCAGGCCAAGGGCCTCTTCCCCAACACGTACCTCATCGTGGGCG TGTGTAGTGACGACCTGACGCACAAGTTCAAGGGGTTCACAGTGATGAACGAGGATGAGCGCTACGATGCAGTCAGCCACTGCCGCTACGTGGACGAGGTCGTCAGGAACGCGCCCTGGACGCTAACGCCCGAATTCCTCGCCAAGCACCGA ATCGACTTTGTTGCCCATGACGACATCCCATATACATCAGCAGGCCAGGATGACGTTTACAAGCACATCAAGGAGGCGG GCATGTTTGCCCCCACCCAGCGGACGGAGGGCATCTCCACCTCGGACATCATCACACGCATCGTCCGCGACTACGACGTGTACGTGAGACGCAACCTGCAACGCGGCTACACTGCAAAAGAGCTCAACGTCAGCTTCATAAAT GAGAAGAAGTACCACCTGCAGGAGCGTGTGGACAAGGTGAAGAGGAAGGTGCGTGACGTGGAGGAGAAGAGTAAAGAGTTTGTGCAGAAGGTGGAGAACAAGAGCATCGACCTCATCCAGAGGTGGGAGGAGAAGTCCCGGGAGTTCATCGGCAACTTCCTGCAGATGTTCGGCCCCGAGGGAGCACTG AAGCACATGTTGAAGGAGGGCAGGGGCCGGATGCTGCAGGCCATCAGCCCAAGACAGAGTCCCAGCAGCAGTCCCACCCGTGAGCGCTCTCCCTCCCCCGTCTTCCGCATGCCCTTCTTAAACAAGGCCTTGGCCTCACCCCACCACAGTGCTGCACGGGGATATACCGTCAGTGAGGATGATGACGAGTCCTACGAAGGTTAG
- the LOC115114263 gene encoding choline-phosphate cytidylyltransferase A-like isoform X1, whose protein sequence is MTYLHILVLVNVVLPRRQHILFESIKTASDYFCSLSKMMVGVSPRDFCPFSPWMEAHSSSRSSLSRKRRRDGSKGESEEVERPGKVPKSTVGLKDPASFADELESAEDTPYLRVSMEEAKRGTPFQRPVRVYADGIFDVFHSGHARALMQAKGLFPNTYLIVGVCSDDLTHKFKGFTVMNEDERYDAVSHCRYVDEVVRNAPWTLTPEFLAKHRIDFVAHDDIPYTSAGQDDVYKHIKEAGMFAPTQRTEGISTSDIITRIVRDYDVYVRRNLQRGYTAKELNVSFINEKKYHLQERVDKVKRKVRDVEEKSKEFVQKVENKSIDLIQRWEEKSREFIGNFLQMFGPEGALKHMLKEGRGRMLQAISPRQSPSSSPTRERSPSPVFRMPFLNKALASPHHSAARGYTVSEDDDESYEG, encoded by the exons ATGACTTATTTGCACATCCTGGTACTGGTTAACGTTGTTCTTCCACGTAGACAACACATTCTGTTTGAGAGTATCAAAACGGCAAGTGATTACTTTTGCTCTCTAAGCAAGATGATGGTTGGTGTGTCCCCACGTGACTTTTGCCCTTTCAGCCCTTGGATGGAGGCCCACAGCTCAAGCCGGTCAAGCCTgtccaggaagaggaggagagatggatccAAGGGAGAATCCGAGGAGGTAGAGCGGCCAGGGAAAGTCCCAAAATCCACCGTG GGTTTAAAAGATCCCGCCTCCTTTGCTGATGAGCTGGAGTCTGCTGAGGACACTCCATACCTGCGAGTCAGCATGGAGGAGGCCAAGAGGGGAACTCCAT TTCAAAGGCCAGTGCGGGTCTATGCAGATGGCATCTTTGATGTGTTCCACTCAGGCCACGCCCGGGCACTCATGCAGGCCAAGGGCCTCTTCCCCAACACGTACCTCATCGTGGGCG TGTGTAGTGACGACCTGACGCACAAGTTCAAGGGGTTCACAGTGATGAACGAGGATGAGCGCTACGATGCAGTCAGCCACTGCCGCTACGTGGACGAGGTCGTCAGGAACGCGCCCTGGACGCTAACGCCCGAATTCCTCGCCAAGCACCGA ATCGACTTTGTTGCCCATGACGACATCCCATATACATCAGCAGGCCAGGATGACGTTTACAAGCACATCAAGGAGGCGG GCATGTTTGCCCCCACCCAGCGGACGGAGGGCATCTCCACCTCGGACATCATCACACGCATCGTCCGCGACTACGACGTGTACGTGAGACGCAACCTGCAACGCGGCTACACTGCAAAAGAGCTCAACGTCAGCTTCATAAAT GAGAAGAAGTACCACCTGCAGGAGCGTGTGGACAAGGTGAAGAGGAAGGTGCGTGACGTGGAGGAGAAGAGTAAAGAGTTTGTGCAGAAGGTGGAGAACAAGAGCATCGACCTCATCCAGAGGTGGGAGGAGAAGTCCCGGGAGTTCATCGGCAACTTCCTGCAGATGTTCGGCCCCGAGGGAGCACTG AAGCACATGTTGAAGGAGGGCAGGGGCCGGATGCTGCAGGCCATCAGCCCAAGACAGAGTCCCAGCAGCAGTCCCACCCGTGAGCGCTCTCCCTCCCCCGTCTTCCGCATGCCCTTCTTAAACAAGGCCTTGGCCTCACCCCACCACAGTGCTGCACGGGGATATACCGTCAGTGAGGATGATGACGAGTCCTACGAAGGTTAG
- the LOC115114264 gene encoding stress-associated endoplasmic reticulum protein 1-like has translation MVAKQRIRMANEKHSKNITQRGNVSKSTRNPQDDKVAVGPWLLALFIFVVCGSAIFQIIQSIRMGM, from the exons ATGGTCGCCAAACAGAGGATTCGTATGGCCAACGAAAAACACAGCAAGAATATCACGCAAAGAGGCAACGTATCCAAATCCACG AGAAACCCTCAGGATGATAAGGTAGCCGTGGGACCCTGGCTGTTGGCGCTCTTCATCTTTGTTGTGTGTGGATCAG CTATCTTCCAGATCATTCAGAGCATTCGGATGGGCATGTAG